Proteins co-encoded in one Ananas comosus cultivar F153 linkage group 15, ASM154086v1, whole genome shotgun sequence genomic window:
- the LOC109721339 gene encoding pathogenesis-related protein 5-like yields MESPLLLLLTFLFLGALWASSAAAAAIVFTLHNSCPSTVWPGTLSGNGAAVLGGGGFELPSEATASFSAPPGWSGRFWARTHCNFSASSSSSSSCATGDCSGALRCTLGGATPVTLAEFTLAPASGGQDFYDVSLVDGYNVGIGITAMPPPHAAAAAKVESGANTTVCGYAGCLGDVNEQCPPELRVTLPTLSTSGAATKVVACRSACAAFGAAEYCCTGAYGDPSTCRPTKYSRIFKMACPAAYSYAYDDPTSTFTCPAGARYLITFCPTSKTPSTTTRTGRS; encoded by the exons ATGGAGTCTCCCCTTCTCCTGCTGCTCACCTTCCTCTTCTTAG GGGCATTGTGGGCTagttcggcggcggcggcggcaattGTGTTCACTTTACACAACAGCTGCCCCTCCACGGTGTGGCCGGGCACGTTGTCGGGAAACGGCGCGGCCGTcctgggcggcggcggcttTGAGCTCCCCTCGGAAGCCACCGCCTCCTTCTCCGCCCCTCCCGGGTGGTCCGGCCGCTTCTGGGCCCGCACGCACTGCAACTTCTctgcgtcctcctcctcctcgtcgtcttGTGCCACCGGCGATTGCAGCGGCGCCCTCCGTTGCACCCTTGGCGGTGCCACCCCCGTCACTCTAGCCGAGTTCACCCTCGCGCCCGCCTCCGGAGGCCAAGACTTTTACGATGTTAGCCTGGTCGACGGCTACAACGTGGGCATAG GTATAACAGCAATGCCGCCACCCcatgcggcggcggcagcaaaGGTCGAAAGCGGTGCTAACACGACGGTGTGCGGGTACGCGGGGTGCTTGGGGGACGTGAACGAGCAGTGCCCGCCGGAGCTGCGGGTCACGTTGCCGACACTGTCAACCTCCGGGGCGGCGACGAAGGTGGTGGCGTGCAGGAGCGCGTGCGCGGCGTTCGGGGCTGCGGAGTACTGCTGCACCGGCGCCTACGGGGACCCCAGCACCTGCAGGCCCACGAAATACTCCCGGATCTTCAAGATGGCGTGCCCGGCGGCATACAGCTACGCCTACGACGACCCCACCAGCACCTTCACCTGCCCCGCCGGCGCTCGGTATCTCATCACCTTTTGCCCCACATCAAAAACACCGTCGACAACAACTCGCACCGGCCGATCATAG
- the LOC109721100 gene encoding calcium uniporter protein 2, mitochondrial-like, with protein sequence MATRKTLARILSSSSSLSQTLILPPRSPSLLRRIHSDPGAVPPRLLQRRPMFHSAVSVPLPAGPFPALPVGDELIDRIRATTRRDRIRLDGLAPPQEDDAAEEEEAIAIAAAAAAAAARKAARAAEMEAARARLRGTPRSCVAYGEFARICAEVAGAERGRGLARALDDAGAVIVLGDVVFLRPEMLAQAIESMIPSVMSLGHDDGHRNKELKELEDQKAAIDAKAEAQVWRELWAGLGLLTLQTIGFMRLTFWELSWDVMEPICFFVTSLYFMAGYAFFLRTSRDPSFEGFFHSRFAAKQKRLMRAHNFSLGRFDELSKAHRGPGSLTPAALKHSCSSSSSAAVSSSYCDCHRKSNLFS encoded by the exons ATGGCGACGCGCAAAACCCTAGCAAGGATcctctcgtcgtcctcctccctctcccaaACCCTGATTCTACCCCCGCgctccccctctctcctccGCCGCATCCACTCCGACCCCGGCGCCGTCCCCCCGCGCCTGCTCCAGCGCCGCCCCATGTTCCACTCCGCCGTCTCCGTCCCCCTCCCCGCGGGCCCGTTCCCGGCGCTCCCCGTCGGCGACGAGCTCATCGACCGGATCCGCGCGACGACGCGTCGCGATCGGATCCGCCTCGACGGCCTCGCTCCGCCGCAGGAGGACGacgcggcggaggaagaggaggcgaTCGCgatcgccgcggcggcggcggcggcggcggcgaggaaggcggcgagggcggcggagaTGGAGGCGGCGCGGGCGCGGCTGAGGGGGACGCCGCGGAGCTGCGTCGCGTACGGCGAGTTCGCGCGGATCTGCGCCGAGGTCGCCGGCGCCGAGCGCGGCCGCGGCCTCGCCCGCGCCCTCGACGACGCCGGCGCCGTCATCGTCCTCGGCGACGTCGTCTTCCTCCGCCCCGAGATG TTAGCGCAAGCGATAGAGAGTATGATCCCGTCCGTGATGTCCCTGGGCCACGACGACGGCCACCGAAACAAAGAGCTAAAAGAGCTGGAGGACCAAAAGGCGGCGATCGACGCAAAAGCGGAGGCCCAGGTGTGGCGCGAGCTTTGGGCCGGGCTGGGCCTGTTGACATTGCAAACAATTGGTTTTATGCGCCTCACGTTCTGGGAGCTGTCCTGGGACGTGATGGAGCCGATCTGCTTCTTCGTCACGTCCCTCTACTTCATGGCCGGATACGCCTTCTTCCTCCGCACGTCCCGCGACCCCTCCTTCGAGGGCTTCTTCCACAGCCGCTTCGCCGCCAAGCAGAAGCGCCTCATGCGCGCGCACAATTTCAGCCTTGGCCGGTTCGACGAGCTCTCCAAAGCCCACCGGGGGCCCGGTTCACTCACCCCCGCTGCTCTCAAACACTCTTGTAGTAGTTCTTCTTCCGCCGCTGTTTCCTCCTCCTACTGTGATTGCCACCGAAAAAGCAACCTTTTCAGCTAG